A single Nocardioides bizhenqiangii DNA region contains:
- a CDS encoding glutamate--cysteine ligase, giving the protein MGEEVDAQEFTGADRTRHRVKVRRCLDVFARMLREAAFDTDDPMTGLEVELNLVDKVGDPALRNAEALEVIANPDFQTELGQFNIEMNSAPATLRGGGLTGFEEGLRRSLNEAERRTADVGAEIVMIGILPTLTDEHLSIDAISSNPRYRLLSEQVLAARGEDITIEIRGADLLRTTADSILPEAACTSTQFHVQTPPDRFAAYWNASQAIAGVQVALAANSPYLLGKQLWRETRIPLFEQATDTRSEELKAQGVRPRVWFGERWITSVFDLFEENVRYFPALLPVTDDEDPLTVLEAGGTPNLSELRLHNGTIYRWNRPVYDIAGGRPHLRVENRALAAGPTVADIVANAAFYFGLVRTLAESQRPLWSQMSFSAAEENFHVAARDGIEAEIYWPGVGRVRATELVLRRLLPMAYEGLAAWGVDRSEAEHYLAIIEGRCLTNTNGAEWFVRQMAEREDEERYDAIRSVLAVYRDGMHANVPVHRW; this is encoded by the coding sequence ATGGGCGAGGAGGTCGACGCACAGGAGTTCACCGGCGCGGACCGGACCCGGCACCGCGTGAAGGTCCGTCGATGCCTCGACGTGTTCGCGCGGATGCTGCGCGAAGCGGCGTTCGACACCGACGATCCGATGACCGGGCTCGAGGTCGAGCTCAACCTGGTCGACAAGGTCGGCGACCCCGCGCTCCGCAACGCGGAGGCGCTGGAGGTGATCGCCAACCCGGACTTCCAGACCGAGCTCGGTCAGTTCAACATCGAGATGAACTCGGCGCCCGCGACGTTGCGCGGTGGCGGGCTGACCGGGTTCGAGGAGGGACTGCGACGAAGCCTCAACGAGGCGGAGCGGCGCACGGCCGACGTCGGGGCCGAGATCGTCATGATCGGCATCCTGCCCACCCTGACCGACGAACACCTCTCGATCGACGCCATCAGCAGCAACCCGCGCTACCGCCTCCTGAGCGAGCAGGTGCTGGCCGCCCGGGGCGAGGACATCACCATCGAGATCCGCGGCGCCGACCTGCTCCGCACCACGGCCGACTCGATCCTCCCCGAGGCCGCGTGCACGAGCACTCAGTTCCACGTCCAGACCCCGCCGGATCGCTTCGCCGCCTATTGGAACGCATCGCAGGCGATCGCCGGTGTGCAGGTCGCCCTCGCGGCGAACTCGCCGTACCTCCTCGGCAAGCAGCTGTGGCGGGAGACCCGCATCCCCCTCTTCGAGCAGGCCACCGACACCCGCAGCGAGGAGCTCAAGGCCCAGGGCGTGCGGCCGCGGGTGTGGTTCGGGGAGCGCTGGATCACGTCGGTCTTCGACCTGTTCGAGGAGAACGTCCGCTACTTCCCGGCGTTGCTGCCGGTGACCGACGACGAGGACCCGCTGACGGTCCTCGAGGCAGGTGGCACGCCGAACCTCTCGGAGCTGCGGCTCCACAACGGCACCATCTACCGGTGGAACCGTCCGGTCTACGACATCGCCGGCGGGAGGCCGCACCTCCGCGTCGAGAACCGCGCGCTCGCGGCCGGACCGACCGTCGCCGACATCGTCGCCAACGCCGCGTTCTACTTCGGGCTGGTGCGCACCCTCGCCGAGAGCCAACGCCCGCTGTGGTCGCAGATGTCGTTCAGCGCGGCGGAGGAGAACTTCCACGTCGCGGCCCGCGACGGGATCGAGGCCGAGATCTACTGGCCGGGCGTCGGCCGGGTGCGCGCGACCGAGCTGGTGCTGCGCCGGTTGCTGCCGATGGCTTACGAAGGGCTGGCTGCCTGGGGCGTCGACCGCTCGGAGGCCGAGCACTACCTCGCGATCATCGAAGGCCGCTGCCTGACCAACACCAACGGAGCCGAGTGGTTCGTCCGGCAGATGGCCGAGCGCGAGGACGAGGAACGCTACGACGCGATCCGGTCGGTCCTTGCCGTCTACCGCGACGGGATGCACGCCAACGTCCCCGTCCACCGCTGGTAG
- a CDS encoding DUF4192 domain-containing protein, giving the protein MTSTPMTLHVRCTEDLIAAAPVVLGFRPADSVVMITAGGEHVFHARTSLPTRADPRTAATDVAQKLIGPARRNGVRRVVFLFYSDDERVVGRVWTALRHGCERARLRIVDAVRVDGRRYYPLFGDKDLREVGISYDVAGHPFAAQAVLHGIVVEKDRDTVVATVAPDRDAQRAVQAALARAGLDAAQPPHSGTDRRRWGDWLQRVVGDHTARGAVASDDELARIGWCMQDVRVRDAAWALIRRPVADRHQAFWAEAVRRTPEPLVPAPAALLGWAAWQAGHGALAWIAIDRCREVDPAYGVAAILAHCLDQAVPPGAVEADFAWDEGLPA; this is encoded by the coding sequence ATGACCTCGACCCCGATGACCCTTCACGTCCGTTGCACCGAAGACCTGATCGCCGCGGCGCCCGTCGTTCTCGGGTTCCGACCGGCGGACTCGGTCGTCATGATCACCGCCGGGGGAGAGCACGTCTTCCACGCACGCACCAGCCTGCCCACCCGTGCCGACCCGCGGACCGCCGCCACCGACGTCGCCCAGAAGCTGATCGGTCCCGCCCGGCGCAACGGCGTCCGGCGCGTCGTCTTCCTCTTCTACAGCGACGACGAGCGGGTCGTGGGGCGGGTCTGGACCGCGCTCCGGCACGGCTGCGAGCGCGCACGCCTGCGGATCGTCGATGCGGTCCGCGTCGACGGCCGGCGCTACTACCCCCTGTTCGGCGACAAGGACCTCCGGGAGGTGGGGATCAGCTACGACGTCGCGGGCCACCCGTTCGCGGCCCAGGCCGTGCTGCACGGGATCGTGGTCGAGAAGGACCGCGACACGGTGGTCGCGACCGTCGCGCCCGACCGCGACGCCCAGCGTGCGGTCCAGGCGGCGCTCGCCCGGGCCGGCCTCGACGCGGCGCAGCCGCCGCACTCCGGCACCGACCGCCGCCGCTGGGGAGACTGGCTGCAGCGGGTCGTCGGAGACCACACCGCCCGCGGAGCCGTCGCGAGCGACGATGAACTGGCCAGGATCGGCTGGTGCATGCAGGACGTCCGGGTCCGCGACGCCGCCTGGGCACTGATCCGACGACCGGTCGCCGACCGGCACCAGGCGTTCTGGGCAGAGGCGGTGCGGCGGACCCCCGAGCCGCTGGTGCCGGCACCGGCGGCGCTGCTCGGCTGGGCCGCGTGGCAGGCCGGGCACGGTGCGCTGGCGTGGATCGCGATCGACCGTTGTCGCGAGGTCGATCCGGCCTACGGCGTCGCCGCGATCCTCGCCCACTGCCTCGACCAGGCGGTGCCGCCCGGCGCGGTCGAGGCGGACTTCGCGTGGGACGAGGGGTTGCCCGCCTGA
- a CDS encoding DNA polymerase IV, whose protein sequence is MRAQASVLHLDLDAFFAAVEQRDKPSLRGKPVVVGGIGGRGVVSTASYEARAYGVRSAMSTREARARCPHAAYLSGRFDAYRATSAAVLGLLRSCSPLVEPLSLDEAFVDLAQARLADLDVATVTAFAEELRASVREVTGGLTASVGVASSKFVAKVASDLEKPDGLVVVPPGTEQDLLRPMHVSVIPGVGPATVERLRRVGVHTIADLQQISEDELVRMLGKAHGHLLHDLAFARDDRQVEAQRETKSVSVEGTYEQDLTDRKLMESLLTRQAADVARRLRKNGMSGRTVTIKVRLYDFTTLNRSATLPSPTDDEAVVARLARRLLEDLDTSGGVRLLGVGVSGLADWVQEELFGHEDDDPEADAIAEPPAPDRAGAAVPPPADPPADPTGGYRPGMDVVHDEHGRGWVWGSGKGVVTVRFETAETPVGPVRSFAVGDPALTRWQHPPPDEMPTDP, encoded by the coding sequence GTGCGCGCCCAGGCATCGGTCCTCCACCTGGACCTCGACGCGTTCTTCGCGGCGGTTGAACAGCGCGACAAGCCCTCGCTGCGCGGCAAGCCGGTCGTGGTCGGCGGGATCGGCGGCCGGGGCGTGGTGTCCACCGCCTCCTACGAGGCCAGGGCGTACGGCGTGCGCTCCGCGATGTCGACGCGGGAGGCCCGCGCCCGGTGTCCTCATGCGGCGTACCTGTCGGGTCGGTTCGACGCCTACCGGGCGACCAGTGCGGCGGTGCTGGGCCTGCTGCGCTCCTGCTCGCCGCTCGTCGAGCCGCTCTCGCTCGACGAGGCGTTCGTCGACCTGGCGCAGGCCCGGCTGGCGGACCTCGACGTGGCGACGGTGACGGCCTTCGCCGAGGAGCTGCGCGCCAGCGTGCGGGAGGTCACCGGTGGCCTGACGGCGTCGGTGGGCGTGGCCAGCTCGAAGTTCGTGGCCAAGGTCGCCAGCGACCTGGAGAAGCCGGACGGGCTCGTGGTGGTGCCGCCCGGCACCGAGCAGGACCTGCTCCGGCCGATGCACGTGTCGGTGATCCCGGGCGTCGGCCCGGCCACCGTCGAGCGACTTCGCCGGGTCGGCGTGCACACGATCGCCGACCTGCAGCAGATCAGCGAGGACGAGCTGGTGCGGATGCTGGGGAAGGCGCACGGCCACCTGCTCCACGACCTCGCCTTCGCCCGGGACGACCGGCAGGTCGAGGCCCAGCGGGAGACCAAGTCGGTCAGCGTCGAGGGCACCTACGAGCAGGACCTCACCGACCGCAAGCTGATGGAGAGCCTGCTGACCCGGCAGGCCGCGGACGTGGCCCGGCGGCTGCGCAAGAACGGCATGTCCGGCCGCACGGTCACGATCAAGGTGCGGCTCTACGACTTCACGACCCTCAACCGGTCGGCCACCCTCCCGTCTCCGACGGACGACGAGGCCGTCGTCGCGCGGCTGGCCCGCCGCCTGCTCGAGGACCTCGACACGTCCGGGGGCGTCCGACTCCTCGGCGTCGGCGTCTCGGGACTCGCCGACTGGGTCCAGGAGGAGCTCTTCGGCCACGAGGACGACGATCCCGAGGCCGACGCCATCGCGGAACCCCCGGCGCCCGACCGGGCCGGAGCCGCCGTACCCCCGCCCGCGGACCCGCCCGCCGACCCGACCGGCGGCTACCGGCCCGGCATGGACGTCGTCCACGACGAGCACGGCCGCGGCTGGGTCTGGGGCTCCGGCAAGGGCGTCGTGACCGTGCGGTTCGAGACGGCCGAGACGCCGGTCGGCCCGGTCCGCTCCTTCGCCGTCGGCGACCCCGCCCTGACCCGCTGGCAGCATCCCCCGCCCGACGAGATGCCGACCGATCCGTAA
- a CDS encoding S9 family peptidase translates to MSALPTDSSAPIAARRPVTATHHGRSRTDDYEWLRAKDDPEVIAYLEAENEHTRTRTAHLAGLRQQIFDEIKSRTLETDLSVPTRVRGYWYYGRSFEGRQYGASCRVPVVDPASWAPPRPAEAARPDEPALPGEQLLLDLDALAEGHEFFSLGGSSISPDDRLLAYSTDVVGDERYTVRVKDLASGDLLEDQLTGVLGGVTWGATPDHFYYSTVDETWRADKVWRHRLGTDQAADDLVFHEPDGRFWVGVGRTRSRRYVVVATSAKNTSEYHVLDAADPTAEPWCFAEREEGVEYALEHAVIAGEDTFLVLHNATGPEFELATAPPRPTSRSEWVPLLAHDLEVRLEDVDAYAGHLVVQQRSGGLPRVRILDLGPDGIADDWLVEFPGELATSGAGSNPSFEQPTVRVGMTSMVQPASVYDLDVRTRERTLLKQAPVLGGYQPADYEEHRLWATAPDGAQVPISLVVRSDARGAGSSGGTAPVPLLLYGYGAYEASIDPYFSVARLSLLDRGAGFAIAHVRGGGELGRHWYDDGKLERKQHTFDDFVACARHLVATGWTTPDVLVAEGASAGGLLMGAIANQAPEAFGGIVAGVPFVDTLTSMLDSSLPLTVTEYDEWGNPEADPVAYDLIASYSPYDNVADLPYPPILAETSLNDTRVLYVEPAKWMARLRATAPDADVLLRTEMAAGHGGVSGRYRAWHDRAFTLAWILDRMGISGVGTPPSPQG, encoded by the coding sequence GTGTCCGCACTCCCCACCGATTCGTCGGCCCCGATCGCCGCTCGCCGGCCGGTGACCGCCACCCACCACGGCCGGTCTCGCACCGACGACTACGAATGGCTCCGGGCCAAGGACGACCCCGAGGTGATCGCGTACCTCGAGGCCGAGAACGAGCACACCCGGACCCGCACCGCACACCTGGCGGGCCTTCGGCAGCAGATCTTCGACGAGATCAAGTCCCGCACCCTCGAGACCGACCTGTCGGTGCCCACCCGGGTCCGCGGGTACTGGTACTACGGACGCTCGTTCGAGGGCCGGCAGTACGGCGCCAGCTGCCGGGTGCCGGTCGTGGACCCCGCCAGCTGGGCTCCCCCGCGCCCCGCCGAGGCCGCGCGGCCGGACGAGCCGGCGCTGCCGGGCGAGCAGCTGCTGCTCGACCTCGACGCGTTGGCGGAGGGCCACGAGTTCTTCTCCCTCGGCGGCTCCTCGATCAGTCCCGACGACCGGCTCCTGGCCTACTCGACCGACGTCGTGGGCGACGAGCGCTACACCGTGCGGGTCAAGGACCTCGCGTCGGGCGACCTGCTCGAGGACCAGCTGACCGGAGTGCTGGGCGGTGTCACCTGGGGCGCGACCCCCGACCACTTCTACTACTCGACCGTCGACGAGACCTGGCGGGCCGACAAGGTGTGGCGCCACCGTCTCGGCACCGACCAGGCCGCCGACGACCTGGTCTTCCACGAGCCGGACGGCAGGTTCTGGGTGGGCGTCGGCCGCACCCGCAGCCGGCGCTACGTCGTCGTGGCCACCTCCGCCAAGAACACCTCCGAGTACCACGTCCTCGACGCGGCGGACCCGACCGCGGAGCCGTGGTGCTTCGCCGAGCGCGAGGAGGGCGTCGAGTACGCCCTCGAGCATGCCGTCATCGCGGGCGAGGACACCTTCCTGGTCCTCCACAACGCGACCGGCCCGGAGTTCGAGCTCGCCACCGCTCCTCCGCGGCCCACCAGCCGCTCCGAGTGGGTACCGCTGCTGGCCCACGACCTCGAGGTCCGGCTCGAGGACGTCGACGCCTACGCCGGCCACCTGGTCGTCCAGCAACGCAGCGGCGGCCTGCCCCGGGTCAGGATCCTCGACCTCGGGCCGGACGGCATCGCCGACGACTGGCTGGTGGAGTTCCCCGGTGAGCTCGCGACGTCGGGCGCGGGCAGCAACCCGTCGTTCGAGCAGCCGACGGTGCGGGTCGGCATGACGAGCATGGTCCAGCCCGCCTCGGTCTACGACCTCGACGTCCGCACCCGCGAGCGCACGCTGCTGAAGCAGGCACCGGTCCTCGGCGGCTATCAGCCGGCCGACTACGAGGAGCACCGGCTGTGGGCGACCGCGCCCGACGGCGCACAGGTCCCGATCTCGCTCGTCGTCCGCTCCGACGCCCGCGGTGCTGGTAGCTCGGGGGGCACGGCACCCGTGCCCCTGCTCCTCTACGGCTACGGCGCCTACGAGGCGTCAATCGACCCCTACTTCTCGGTCGCGCGGCTCTCCCTGCTCGACCGCGGGGCCGGTTTCGCGATCGCGCACGTCCGCGGCGGCGGCGAGCTGGGCCGGCACTGGTACGACGACGGCAAGCTCGAGCGCAAGCAGCACACCTTCGACGACTTCGTCGCGTGTGCGCGCCACCTGGTCGCGACCGGGTGGACCACTCCCGATGTGCTGGTCGCCGAGGGCGCGAGCGCCGGCGGACTGCTGATGGGCGCGATCGCCAACCAGGCACCGGAGGCTTTCGGCGGCATCGTCGCGGGGGTGCCCTTCGTCGACACCCTCACCTCGATGCTCGACTCCAGCCTCCCGCTCACGGTCACCGAGTACGACGAGTGGGGCAATCCCGAGGCCGACCCGGTCGCCTACGACCTGATCGCGTCCTACTCGCCCTACGACAACGTCGCCGACCTGCCCTACCCGCCGATCCTCGCCGAGACGTCCCTCAACGACACCCGGGTGCTCTACGTCGAGCCGGCGAAGTGGATGGCCCGGCTCCGAGCGACCGCGCCGGACGCCGACGTGCTGCTGCGCACCGAGATGGCCGCCGGCCACGGCGGCGTGTCCGGCCGGTACCGCGCGTGGCACGACCGGGCGTTCACCCTCGCCTGGATCCTCGACCGGATGGGCATCTCAGGCGTGGGTACCCCACCGTCACCTCAGGGTTGA
- a CDS encoding sigma-70 family RNA polymerase sigma factor → MATAVVTKRGGREIEGRDSVGLYLDEIARTPLLDAAREVELAKTIEAGLFAQHLLDQGRIARAKGGAPKRATQEELEWLAEEGRKATTEFINANLRLVVSIARKYGRAQMPMLDLIQEGNTGLIRAVEKFDYAKGYKFSTYATWWVRQAITRGIAQQARVVRLPVHVVEELNQVGGARRTLERQLGRDPEPREIAVELGMDLDRVLDLMSWGREHVSLDTPVDEDGDTSLGDLMAQETSPSPDLTVLDTEARDRLNRLVGQLDERAADIIRSRYGLVDGRQHKLADIGAKHGISAERVRQLEREALQKLRRLGDPDLAA, encoded by the coding sequence ATGGCAACAGCAGTGGTCACCAAGCGCGGAGGCCGGGAGATCGAGGGCCGCGACAGCGTCGGGCTGTACCTCGACGAGATCGCGCGCACCCCCCTGCTCGACGCCGCCCGCGAGGTCGAGCTCGCGAAGACCATCGAGGCCGGTCTGTTCGCCCAGCACCTGCTCGACCAGGGCCGCATCGCCCGGGCCAAGGGCGGAGCGCCCAAGCGCGCCACCCAGGAGGAGCTCGAGTGGCTGGCCGAGGAGGGTCGCAAGGCGACGACCGAGTTCATCAACGCCAACCTGCGGCTGGTCGTCTCGATCGCTCGCAAGTACGGCCGCGCTCAGATGCCGATGCTCGACCTGATCCAGGAGGGCAACACCGGCCTGATCCGCGCCGTCGAGAAGTTCGACTACGCGAAGGGCTACAAGTTCTCGACCTACGCGACCTGGTGGGTCCGGCAGGCGATCACCCGCGGCATCGCGCAGCAGGCGCGCGTCGTACGGCTCCCGGTGCACGTCGTCGAGGAGCTCAACCAGGTCGGCGGCGCCCGCCGCACCCTCGAGCGTCAGCTGGGTCGCGACCCGGAGCCCAGGGAGATCGCGGTCGAGCTCGGCATGGACCTCGACCGGGTCCTCGACCTGATGTCGTGGGGCCGCGAGCACGTCAGCCTCGACACGCCCGTCGACGAGGACGGCGACACCTCGCTCGGTGACCTGATGGCGCAGGAGACCTCCCCCAGCCCCGACCTCACGGTCCTCGACACCGAGGCCCGCGACCGGCTCAACCGGCTGGTGGGGCAGCTCGACGAGCGGGCCGCCGACATCATCCGGTCTCGCTACGGACTGGTCGACGGCCGCCAGCACAAGCTCGCCGACATCGGCGCCAAGCACGGCATCTCCGCCGAGCGGGTCCGCCAGCTGGAGCGCGAGGCGCTCCAGAAGCTGCGCCGGCTGGGCGACCCCGACCTCGCGGCCTGA
- the coaE gene encoding dephospho-CoA kinase has translation MRVGLTGGVASGKSSVSDILRELGAVVIDADQLAREVVEKGTPGLDQVVEAFGPEVLTADGDLDRAELGSIVFADEDRRRVLESIVHPLVFERIVALEEAASGADLVVHDIPLLAESGRAETFDAVIVVDVPTEVQVERMVRDRGWTREEAEARIAAQASREDRRAVATYVIDNTGTLEELRARVREVHAELTRERA, from the coding sequence GTGCGCGTCGGACTGACCGGGGGTGTCGCCTCGGGGAAGAGCTCGGTGTCGGACATCCTGCGGGAGCTCGGCGCGGTGGTGATCGACGCCGACCAGCTGGCGCGCGAGGTGGTCGAGAAGGGAACGCCCGGCCTGGACCAGGTGGTCGAGGCGTTCGGGCCGGAGGTGCTCACGGCGGACGGCGACCTGGACCGGGCCGAGCTCGGGTCGATCGTGTTCGCGGACGAGGACCGCCGGCGGGTGCTGGAGTCGATCGTGCACCCGCTCGTGTTCGAGCGGATCGTCGCGCTCGAGGAGGCCGCGAGCGGCGCCGACCTCGTCGTCCACGACATTCCGCTGCTCGCCGAGTCCGGGCGGGCGGAGACCTTCGACGCGGTGATCGTGGTCGACGTCCCGACGGAGGTCCAGGTCGAGCGGATGGTCCGCGACCGCGGCTGGACCCGCGAGGAGGCCGAGGCCCGGATCGCCGCTCAGGCCAGCCGGGAGGACCGGCGGGCCGTTGCGACGTACGTCATCGACAACACGGGGACGCTGGAGGAGCTGCGGGCGCGGGTGCGCGAGGTTCACGCGGAGCTCACGCGCGAGCGCGCTTGA